A genomic stretch from Primulina huaijiensis isolate GDHJ02 chromosome 14, ASM1229523v2, whole genome shotgun sequence includes:
- the LOC140957604 gene encoding LOW QUALITY PROTEIN: galactoside 2-alpha-L-fucosyltransferase-like (The sequence of the model RefSeq protein was modified relative to this genomic sequence to represent the inferred CDS: inserted 1 base in 1 codon) codes for MRTHIHMNFIPPWETSFAATLTQMMKRLSKSTASHSDEASTSFEYGDHEPVSHSFECINGLNPVKXFVALLMGLSVLFFVSVVWRDPPSDILWTVEARDLHFQAQKATLKEDNLLHLTQEPNDELTGGLLPTGFEEQSCLSRHQFLLYRNETRQPSRFLLSKLRSYETQHEKCGPYTELYNRTLKNLKSGQYTSTSDCNYIVWISFSGLGNRMLTLASAFLYALLTNRILLVDSGVDMADLFCEPFPKVSWFLPSDFPLNNQFDGFNRYSNESYGNLLKSNYLGNLNGSTLPSYVYLHLVHDYDDQDKLFFCNEDQTFLQKIPWLIMKTNNYFIPSLFLIPSFEQDLHKLFPDKETVFHFLGRYLFHPTNPVWGLISRYYEAYLSQADEKVGIQIRVFHTETGPFKHVLDQILACTMEEDILPQINRKNSMIRQPDEKQKTVAVLMTSLSYGYFEEIRNLYWEYPTIKGEVVAVYQPSHEEYQQTDKLTHNRKALTEIYLLSLTDKLVTSSWSTFGYVAQGLGGLKPWILYKPENESAPDLPCRRAMSMEPCFHAPPFYDCKTKRGMDTGAVVPHVRHCEDMSWGLKLIEQDSEL; via the exons ATGCGCACACACATACACATGAACTTTATACCACCTTGGGAGACTTCGTTTGCAGCAACACTCACACAAATGATGAAAAGGCTGAGCAAAAGTACGGCAAGTCACAGCGATGAAGCGTCTACGTCGTTTGAGTACGGTGATCACGAGCCCGTTTCACATAGTTTTGAGTGCATAAACGGGTTGAATCCCGTGA TTTTCGTCGCTCTCTTGATGGGTTTATCAGTGTTGTTCTTTGTGTCTGTTGTGTGGAGGGATCCTCCTTCCGATATACTTTGGACTGTTGAAGCAAGGGATCTTCATTTTCAAGCGCAAAAAG CCACTCTTAAAGAAGACAATCTTCTTCATCTCACTCAGGAACCAAATGATGAACTAACTGGCGGTCTTCTTCCGACTGGATTTGAAGAACAATCTTGTCTTAGCAGGCACCAATTTCTCTTGTATCGAAATGAAACACGACAACCTTCTCGTTTCCTCTTATCCAAATTACGAAGCTATGAAACTCAACATGAGAAGTGTGGACCATACACAGAGTTGTACAACAGAACCTTGAAAAATCTTAAATCTGGTCAATATACTAGCACCTCTGATTGCAATTACATCGTTTGGATATCCTTCAGTGGACTGGGAAATCGGATGCTGACACTTGCTTCGGCTTTTCTTTATGCTCTTCTCACAAATCGTATTCTCCTTGTTGACAGTGGAGTTGACATGGCAGACCTCTTTTGTGAACCATTTCCCAAGGTTTCTTGGTTCCTTCCCTCGGATTTCCCTTTGAACAACCAGTTTGATGGATTCAATCGTTACTCAAATGAGAGTTATGGAAATTTGTTGAAAAGTAATTATTTAGGTAACTTAAATGGTTCAACATTGCCATCATACGTTTATCTCCATCTGGTTCATGATTATGATGATCAGGATAAACTATTTTTCTGCAACGAAGACCAAACTTTCTTGCAGAAGATACCATGGTTGATAATGAAGACCAATAATTATTTCATTCCCTCCCTCTTTTTGATCCCGTCTTTTGAACAAGATTTACACAAACTGTTCCCGGATAAAGAAACCGTTTTCCATTTCTTGGGTCGGTATTTGTTCCACCCCACGAATCCCGTCTGGGGGCTTATAAGTAGATACTACGAAGCTTATTTATCACAGGCAGATGAAAAGGTGGGCATCCAAATAAGAGTTTTCCATACAGAAACCGGTCCTTTTAAGCATGTCTTAGATCAGATTTTAGCTTGTACAATGGAGGAGGATATTCTACCGCAGATCAACCGGAAAAATTCCATGATCCGCCAACCAGATGAGAAGCAGAAGACTGTAGCCGTATTAATGACATCTTTAAGCTATGGCTACTTCGAGGAAATAAGAAACTTGTATTGGGAATACCCGACAATAAAAGGAGAGGTGGTTGCCGTATACCAGCCAAGTCACGAAGAGTACCAACAAACTGATAAGCTAACACATAATCGAAAAGCATTGACTGAAATCTATCTACTTAGCTTGACAGATAAATTGGTCACTAGTTCTTGGTCGACTTTTGGTTACGTGGCTCAAGGACTTGGAGGCTTAAAGCCATGGATACTTTACAAGCCTGAAAATGAGTCGGCACCAGACCTGCCATGCCGTCGAGCCATGTCAATGGAACCATGCTTCCACGCTCCTCCGTTTTATGACTGCAAAACAAAGAGAGGGATGGATACTGGTGCTGTTGTTCCTCATGTAAGACATTGTGAAGACATGAGCTGGGGCCTCAAGCTGATTGAACAGGACAGTGAATTGTAA
- the LOC140956832 gene encoding protein NEN1-like, which produces MVSTIDEKPEIAFFDVETTVPTRPRQGFAILEFGAILVCPRKLVELHSYSTLVRPSDLSHISSLSVRCNGITRDAVVSAPSFADIADVVYEILHGRIWAGHNILRFDCARIREAFSEINRPPPEPKGTIDSLALLTQKFGRRAGDMKMATLATYFGLGQQTHRSLDDVRMNLEVLKYCATVLFLESSLPDIFTENSWVSPNATTRSRRKENSSAERTERNTSMSTLSIKVENDSTSSPPIHRMGEIHPILSLVTPNTGELDPPLVESNLEKADPFNMVALHEEVKREIVPDVKMEDENAVVSSQGSSDEVTFHEASDRCTVFLDADGVSMSSLSVSAVPFFGGTQKIQILHENSPLQLSCKCLKVRFGISSKFVDHAGRPRLNIVVNALPSLCNTLEAIDNLAHKLFIDLGSFSDWRRVVNIKPGYYNSPTVRLHLPTVADRDAVRCTTEIYQKDTTSTQRLVFSTFDFEELDSLLTPGILVDAFFSLDSYDYQQNAGLRLVARKLIVHSA; this is translated from the exons ATGGTGTCCACGATTGATGAGAAACCCGAAATCGCGTTCTTCGACGTGGAGACGACGGTTCCAACGCGGCCTCGTCAGGGATTCGCGATTTTGGAGTTTGGGGCGATTCTGGTTTGTCCGAGGAAGCTGGTGGAGCTCCATAGTTACTCGACTTTAGTCCGACCTTCAGATCTTTCTCACATTTCTTCTCTCTCAGTGCGCTGCAATGGTATAACGAGAGACGCCGTCGTTTCTGCCCCGTCCTTTGCTGATATAGCTGATGTTGTCTATGAAATTTTACATG GGAGGATATGGGCTGGTCATAATATATTAAGATTTGATTGTGCTCGCATAAGGGAAGCATTTTCTGAGATTAACAGGCCACCTCCAGAGCCAAAGGGGACTATTGATTCATTAGCTCTGTTAACACAAAAGTTTGGAAGGCGAGCTGGTGACATGAAA ATGGCAACTCTTGCAACATATTTTGGGCTTGGTCAGCAAACACATAG GAGTCTAGACGATGTTCGAATGAATCTTGAAGTACTCAAATACTGTGCCACTGTTCTATTCTTg GAATCCAGCCTTCCTGACATATTCACTGAAAATAGTTGGGTTTCTCCCAATGCTACCACAAGAAGTCGTCGTAAAGAAAATTCTTCTGCAGAGCGGACAGAACGAAATACAAGTATGTCGACCTTGAGTATTAAGGTTGAAAACGATTCAACATCATCTCCTCCAATTCATAGAATGGGGGAAATCCATCCCATATTATCACTCGTGACACCTAACACAGGTGAATTAGATCCTCCACTGGTGGAGTCCAATCTTGAAAAAGCTGACCCTTTTAATATGGTTGCACTCCATGAAGAAGTGAAAAGGGAAATTGTTCCTGATGTTAAGATGGAAGATGAAAACGCTGTTGTTTCATCACAAGGATCTTCTGATGAAGTTACTTTCCATGAGGCTTCCGATCGATGCACTGTCTTCTTGGATGCTGATGGTGTTTCAATGTCTTCTCTCTCTGTCTCAGCAGTACCCTTTTTTGGAGGTACTCAAAAGATACAAATATTGCATGAAAATTCCCCGTTGCAACTCTCCTGTAAATGTTTGAAGGTACGGTTTGGAATTAGTTCAAAGTTTGTTGATCATGCTGGTCGGCCACGTTTAAACATTGTGGTGAATGCATTGCCAAGTCTATGCAATACTCTGGAGGCAATTGACAATCTTGCACATAAGCTATTCATAGATTTAGGCAGCTTCTCTGATTGGCGGCGTGTGGTGAACATAAAGCCTGGCTACTACAACTCTCCCACTGTCCGATTGCA CTTACCAACTGTAGCAGACAGAGATGCCGTTCGTTGCACGACTGAAATATACCAGAAAGACACTACATCTACTCAGAGGCTCGTGTTTAGTACATTTGATTTTGAAGAGCTTGATTCCCTTTTAACTCCTGGAATTCTGGTGGATGCATTCTTTTCCTTGGATTCCTATGATTATCAGCAAAATGCTGGCCTCCGATTAGTAGCAAGAAAGCTGATCGTTCACTCAGCCTAA
- the LOC140956833 gene encoding ribulose-phosphate 3-epimerase, chloroplastic-like: MAASLGSSALVQSIGVGFIVRRPSVSNPNSVTFIRRKSQAVVKASSRVDKFSKSDIIVSPSILSANFSKLGEQVKAVEVAGCDWIHVDVMDGRFVPNITIGPLVVDALRPVTDLPLDVHLMIVEAEQRVPDFIKAGADIVSVHCEQSSTIHLHRTLNQIKSLGAKAGVVLNPGTSLSCIEYVLDVVDLILIMSVNPGFGGQSFIESQIKKISELRRQCAEKGVNPWIEVDGGVGPNNAYKVIEAGANALVAGSAVFGAPDYAAAIKGIKTSKRPIAVAV; this comes from the exons ATGGCTGCTTCTCTGGGTTCATCAGCTTTGGTTCAGTCAATTGGTGTGGGTTTTATAGTTCGCCGGCCTTCTGTTTCCAATCCCAATTCGGTCACTTTTATAAG GAGAAAATCTCAAGCTGTAGTGAAGGCATCTTCAAGGGTTGACAAGTTCTCTAAAAGTGACATCATTGTCTCTCCATCAATTCTTTCTGCTAATTTCTCCAAATTAGGAGAGCAG GTCAAAGCAGTGGAAGTAGCTGGATGTGATTGGATTCATGTTGACGTGATGGATGGTCGGTTTGTTCCGAATATTACAATAGGGCCGCTTGTGGTTGATGCACTTCGCCCTGTCACAGACCTTCCATTGGATGTGCATTTG ATGATTGTGGAAGCTGAGCAGCGAGTCCCAGACTTTATAAAGGCTGGAGCTGACATAGTTAGCGTCCACTGTGAACAATCTTCTACCATCCATTTGCATCGCACCTTGAATCAA ATCAAGAGCCTAGGTGCAAAAGCTGGAGTTGTCTTGAACCCAGGAACCTCGTTGAGTTGCATAGAGTATGTTCTTGATG TGGTCGATCTGATTTTGATTATGTCTGTAAACCCTGGTTTTGGAGGGCAAAGTTTTATAGAGAgccaaattaagaaaatatcagAATTAAGAAGACAGTGTGCAGAGAAG GGCGTGAACCCTTGGATCGAGGTGGATGGTGGAGTTGGTCCTAATAATGCTTACAAG GTAATTGAAGCTGGGGCGAATGCATTAGTTGCTGGTTCTGCTGTTTTTGGAGCTCCTGATTATGCTGCAG CCATAAAAGGAATCAAAACTAGCAAAAGGCCCATTGCTGTTGCAGTATAA